One window of Cryobacterium arcticum genomic DNA carries:
- a CDS encoding D-alanyl-D-alanine carboxypeptidase family protein produces the protein MSRFRPGRVIGISVGTLVILMIGVYGPATLLGPLPTAAVTLMTPDAPVAASTPALPAAGTSGILALTPVSEAADAADTDTAAATDGAAALGAAPIATGGGAEALPMASAAKIITALVVLDAKPLAVGEAGPAYSLVTADYQDYLDYTAEDARTVIVFPGESWTEREMLQAMILGSSNNHADTLARWAFGSVDAYLAAANEWLAANGMGDTTVVDANGLSDGSAGTGADLARIAALAATNPVIADIIAKPASALVGQRGVNNTTAYLPDEGITGISRSYTDAGGVCFLFTAAVTVDTETFTFAGAFLGEPDYDTLTADLTALMASARAGITQLPVLTQGDAYATLTTAWGDTADAVVGTPKTRFGWQAATPGEAVVDLDAVATGRAGSSVGRVTVDAFGESVSSNLKLERTLTDPGPGWRLLHPIPLITALIDSQ, from the coding sequence ATGAGCAGATTTCGTCCCGGCCGTGTGATCGGTATCTCGGTGGGAACGCTCGTGATCCTGATGATCGGAGTCTACGGACCCGCCACCCTGCTGGGCCCGCTGCCCACCGCCGCCGTGACGCTCATGACACCGGACGCTCCGGTCGCGGCATCCACCCCGGCGCTTCCGGCCGCCGGAACGAGCGGCATCCTGGCCCTCACCCCGGTCTCGGAAGCCGCCGACGCCGCTGACACCGACACGGCCGCCGCGACCGACGGCGCCGCGGCACTGGGCGCGGCCCCGATCGCGACCGGTGGGGGCGCGGAAGCCCTGCCGATGGCATCCGCCGCCAAGATCATCACCGCGCTCGTGGTGCTCGACGCGAAGCCCCTCGCGGTGGGCGAGGCCGGCCCGGCCTACTCGCTCGTCACCGCGGACTACCAGGACTACCTCGACTACACCGCCGAGGACGCCCGGACCGTCATCGTGTTCCCCGGGGAGAGCTGGACGGAACGCGAAATGCTGCAGGCCATGATCCTGGGCTCCAGCAACAACCATGCCGATACCCTCGCCCGGTGGGCCTTCGGTTCCGTCGACGCCTACCTCGCCGCCGCCAACGAGTGGCTGGCCGCCAACGGGATGGGCGACACGACCGTCGTCGATGCGAATGGGCTGTCCGACGGGAGCGCCGGCACGGGCGCCGACCTGGCCCGCATCGCGGCCCTCGCCGCGACCAACCCGGTCATCGCGGACATCATCGCCAAGCCCGCCTCAGCGCTGGTCGGCCAGCGCGGGGTCAACAACACCACCGCCTACCTGCCCGACGAGGGCATCACCGGCATCTCGCGCAGCTACACGGATGCCGGCGGCGTCTGCTTCCTCTTCACCGCCGCGGTGACCGTCGACACGGAGACCTTCACGTTCGCGGGCGCGTTCCTCGGCGAACCCGACTACGACACGCTCACCGCCGATCTGACGGCCCTGATGGCCTCGGCCCGCGCGGGGATCACCCAGCTGCCGGTGTTGACCCAGGGGGACGCCTACGCCACCCTGACGACAGCGTGGGGCGACACCGCCGATGCCGTGGTCGGCACGCCCAAGACCCGCTTCGGCTGGCAGGCCGCCACCCCGGGCGAAGCCGTCGTGGACCTCGACGCCGTGGCCACCGGGCGCGCGGGCAGCAGTGTCGGCCGGGTCACGGTGGACGCGTTCGGTGAGAGCGTCTCGTCGAACCTCAAACTGGAGAGAACCCTGACCGACCCCGGTCCGGGTTGGCGCCTGCTGCACCCGATTCCGCTGATCACCGCGCTCATCGACTCCCAGTAG
- a CDS encoding thioredoxin family protein, with amino-acid sequence MELIFFSSAFCEPCLQTRAILAEVERLVPAASVRELDVARDNAEAEAAGIRNTPTIVVRNAAGDEVFRASGVPTLAQVLVATAKAL; translated from the coding sequence ATGGAACTGATCTTCTTCTCCTCGGCGTTCTGCGAGCCGTGCCTGCAGACCCGCGCGATTCTCGCCGAGGTCGAACGACTCGTCCCCGCCGCGAGCGTGCGGGAGCTGGACGTGGCCAGGGACAACGCCGAGGCCGAAGCGGCCGGCATCCGCAACACCCCTACGATCGTCGTGCGGAACGCGGCCGGTGACGAGGTGTTCCGCGCGTCGGGTGTGCCCACGCTCGCGCAGGTCCTGGTCGCGACCGCGAAAGCCCTCTAG
- a CDS encoding energy-coupling factor transporter transmembrane component T family protein: MSMMTPEIRPSAIARVNPVAKLAVALLISCALMLSIDWVSAATALLLEAVLLAWCGLNARQFWLRTAPVWIAAPFGMLTTVLYGQDSGAVLWGAGLVTITEGSVALGLAIGLRVLAIGIPGIVLLATTDPTDLADGLAQVVRLPARFVLGALAGLRLVGMFIDDWHSLALARRARGVGDGGGLRGRARRFAGLAFALLVLSVRRGSKLATAMEARGFGSDEPRSWARESVFGRRDVVVVALGLTIAAAAISAAVLAGTWRFVLA; encoded by the coding sequence ATGAGCATGATGACCCCCGAGATCCGTCCCAGTGCCATCGCCCGGGTGAACCCGGTCGCCAAACTCGCCGTGGCCCTCCTGATCAGCTGTGCGTTGATGCTCTCCATCGACTGGGTGTCGGCGGCGACGGCGCTGCTGCTGGAGGCCGTGCTGCTGGCCTGGTGCGGGTTGAACGCCCGGCAATTCTGGTTGCGCACCGCCCCGGTCTGGATCGCCGCTCCCTTCGGGATGCTCACCACGGTGCTCTACGGGCAGGATTCCGGTGCGGTGCTGTGGGGCGCCGGCCTCGTCACGATCACCGAGGGGTCGGTTGCGCTCGGACTCGCGATCGGTCTGCGGGTGCTGGCCATCGGCATCCCGGGCATTGTGCTGCTCGCCACGACCGACCCGACCGACCTCGCCGACGGGCTGGCGCAGGTAGTGCGCCTGCCCGCACGATTCGTGCTCGGCGCCCTGGCCGGCCTGCGGCTCGTGGGCATGTTCATCGACGACTGGCACTCGCTCGCCCTGGCCCGACGGGCCAGAGGGGTGGGCGACGGCGGCGGACTGCGCGGCCGGGCACGCCGGTTTGCCGGCTTGGCGTTCGCCCTGCTGGTGCTGTCGGTGCGCCGGGGCAGCAAACTCGCCACGGCCATGGAGGCCAGGGGCTTCGGCAGTGACGAACCGCGCAGCTGGGCTCGGGAGTCGGTCTTCGGCCGCCGTGATGTCGTGGTCGTGGCCCTGGGCCTCACCATCGCCGCCGCGGCGATCTCGGCGGCCGTGCTGGCGGGAACGTGGCGTTTTGTCCTCGCCTGA
- a CDS encoding ATP-binding protein, protein MSSPDLCAAAAVPPGPGAPADATGSGALLAPVLHAMRALGRHRAGGRAVVLIDGPSGAGKSTLADALVAAWPGPVAPTLVRLDDIYPGWAGLEAAIEHIRTQVLVPRHDGAPARWRRFDWGTEAAAEWHAVPADRPLIVEGCGTLARAHASVSDVRVWLDADDGIRKQRALARDGGVFEAHWDQWQRDWAGYRDRETPERQATVRLLATPPRSRPQTAAADTPWNPAENASPQ, encoded by the coding sequence TTGTCCTCGCCTGATCTGTGCGCTGCGGCGGCGGTGCCGCCCGGCCCCGGCGCGCCCGCCGATGCGACGGGTAGCGGCGCCCTGCTGGCCCCGGTGCTTCACGCGATGCGGGCCCTCGGCCGCCACCGGGCGGGCGGGCGTGCCGTGGTGCTCATCGACGGTCCGAGCGGGGCGGGCAAGAGCACCCTCGCGGATGCCCTCGTGGCAGCCTGGCCGGGACCGGTCGCGCCGACCCTGGTGCGGCTCGACGACATCTACCCGGGCTGGGCCGGGCTGGAGGCGGCGATCGAGCACATCCGCACGCAGGTCCTCGTTCCGCGCCACGACGGGGCCCCGGCTCGGTGGCGCCGGTTCGACTGGGGGACCGAGGCTGCGGCCGAGTGGCACGCCGTGCCCGCCGACCGGCCGCTGATCGTCGAGGGTTGCGGCACCTTGGCCCGTGCCCACGCGTCCGTGAGCGATGTGCGGGTGTGGCTGGATGCCGACGACGGCATCCGCAAACAGCGCGCTCTGGCCCGGGACGGCGGGGTGTTCGAGGCACACTGGGACCAGTGGCAACGGGATTGGGCGGGCTACCGCGACCGGGAGACACCCGAACGGCAGGCCACGGTGCGGCTGCTGGCCACTCCGCCGCGCTCGCGCCCTCAGACGGCTGCAGCGGACACGCCGTGGAACCCAGCCGAAAACGCGTCTCCGCAGTAA
- the ssb gene encoding single-stranded DNA-binding protein, giving the protein MTDTIALTGIVATTPRHLVTSSGLAITSFRLACRQRRFDRSKNSWVDADTNWYTVSSFRQLAQNVEQSVRKGEHVLVTGRLRIRDWENQDRSGTSVEVEADAVGHNLSWGTTSLVRSAPPASAEQPGAEQPGAEQPSGDQPGADRHDGDPYGAAQPSAGQPAAAWPSTDMETRPA; this is encoded by the coding sequence GTGACCGACACCATCGCCCTGACCGGAATCGTGGCAACCACCCCGCGCCATCTCGTCACCAGTTCCGGTCTGGCCATCACCTCGTTCCGGTTGGCGTGCCGGCAGCGCCGGTTCGACCGGTCGAAGAACTCCTGGGTCGACGCCGACACCAATTGGTACACGGTGTCGAGCTTCCGGCAGCTTGCGCAGAATGTGGAACAGTCTGTGCGGAAGGGCGAGCATGTCCTGGTGACGGGGCGTCTGCGCATCCGGGACTGGGAGAACCAGGACCGCTCGGGAACCTCCGTCGAGGTGGAGGCCGATGCCGTCGGTCACAATCTCAGCTGGGGAACGACCAGCCTGGTGAGAAGTGCTCCGCCCGCTTCGGCCGAGCAACCCGGTGCCGAGCAGCCCGGTGCCGAGCAGCCCAGCGGCGACCAGCCGGGCGCTGACCGGCACGACGGTGACCCGTACGGTGCAGCCCAGCCGAGTGCCGGCCAGCCCGCTGCGGCATGGCCGTCGACCGATATGGAAACACGGCCCGCATAG
- a CDS encoding ABC transporter ATP-binding protein has product MPAPTPRDERVTGARVTASGWGWRHAGRSRPAVSGLDLDIRPGERVLVLGPSGAGKSTLMHALAGVLGDDEDGDETGELLIDGIRPRQARGRVGLVLQDPDSQVVLARVGDDVAFGCENLGVPRTEIWPRVTQALDEVGLDLPLRHPTSALSGGQKQRLALAGVLAMRPGLVLLDEPTANLDPAGVVEVRDAVHRSVQASGATLIVIEHRVAVWQDIVDRIIVLDPAGGILADGPTSSVLTAEGARLAAAGVWIPRFPPARPQRRPLPERTGEVLLSTAGLAVGRVPFARRHPMVAAEGIDLDVTAGTATAITGPNGVGKSTLALTLAGLLAPAGGQLTATAALTAVAAGGPVRAAGRGPRRGSIPGADPHSWRSRDLLERIGTVFQDPEHQFLAGSVRDELAIGPRALGLGDAAVADRVDGLLDRLRLEHLADANPFTLSGGEKRRLSVATVLATRPRLLILDEPTFGQDSRTWSELVRLLAELLDTGTAVVAVTHDDHFVDALADARFVMAPAAGPASAGAISTGTIVPASAATPTTPAETGAP; this is encoded by the coding sequence ATGCCTGCTCCGACGCCGCGGGATGAGCGCGTGACCGGCGCGAGGGTCACGGCCTCCGGCTGGGGCTGGCGGCACGCCGGACGCAGCCGGCCGGCGGTCTCCGGACTCGATCTTGACATCCGCCCCGGCGAGCGAGTACTCGTACTCGGACCCAGCGGGGCCGGCAAGAGCACCCTGATGCACGCCCTGGCCGGGGTGCTCGGTGACGACGAAGACGGCGACGAGACCGGCGAGCTGCTCATCGACGGCATCCGGCCGCGTCAGGCGCGCGGCCGGGTCGGTCTCGTGCTGCAAGACCCCGACTCGCAGGTGGTCCTGGCCCGCGTCGGCGACGATGTCGCGTTCGGCTGCGAGAACCTGGGTGTGCCCAGGACCGAGATCTGGCCGCGGGTCACGCAGGCCCTCGACGAGGTCGGGCTGGACCTGCCGCTGCGGCATCCGACCAGCGCGCTCAGCGGCGGCCAGAAACAGCGGCTGGCCCTGGCCGGGGTGCTCGCCATGCGACCGGGCCTGGTGCTGCTCGACGAACCGACCGCGAACCTCGACCCCGCCGGCGTCGTGGAGGTGCGCGATGCCGTGCACCGTTCGGTGCAGGCCTCGGGCGCGACCCTCATCGTGATCGAGCACCGGGTGGCGGTCTGGCAGGACATCGTCGATCGCATCATCGTGCTCGACCCGGCCGGCGGTATCTTGGCCGATGGGCCCACCTCCTCGGTGCTCACGGCGGAGGGCGCCAGGCTGGCGGCCGCGGGAGTGTGGATCCCGCGTTTCCCGCCCGCTCGTCCCCAACGGCGCCCGCTGCCCGAGCGCACCGGCGAGGTGCTCCTCAGCACCGCCGGTCTCGCTGTGGGACGGGTGCCCTTTGCCCGCCGGCACCCCATGGTGGCGGCCGAAGGGATCGACCTCGACGTGACGGCGGGCACCGCGACGGCGATCACCGGGCCCAACGGTGTTGGAAAGTCCACGCTCGCGTTGACCCTGGCCGGGCTCCTGGCACCGGCCGGGGGACAGCTCACCGCCACGGCCGCCCTGACGGCAGTCGCCGCAGGCGGCCCCGTGCGCGCAGCCGGACGCGGACCCCGGCGCGGAAGCATCCCGGGTGCCGACCCGCACTCGTGGCGCTCCCGTGACCTCCTCGAACGCATCGGCACTGTGTTCCAGGATCCTGAACACCAGTTCCTGGCCGGATCCGTGCGGGACGAACTCGCCATCGGCCCGCGCGCCCTCGGCCTCGGCGACGCCGCCGTGGCCGACCGCGTCGACGGCCTCCTCGACCGGTTGCGCCTTGAGCACCTCGCCGATGCCAACCCCTTCACTCTGTCCGGCGGCGAAAAGCGCCGGCTGTCGGTGGCGACAGTGCTGGCCACACGGCCCCGGCTCCTGATCCTGGACGAACCCACCTTCGGACAGGACTCCCGCACCTGGTCGGAACTGGTGCGGCTGCTTGCCGAACTCCTTGACACGGGCACGGCCGTGGTCGCCGTCACCCACGACGACCACTTCGTCGACGCCCTCGCGGATGCCCGGTTCGTGATGGCGCCCGCAGCCGGCCCCGCATCGGCCGGCGCAATCTCGACCGGCACGATCGTGCCCGCATCCGCTGCGACGCCGACGACGCCGGCCGAGACGGGCGCGCCATGA
- the mgrA gene encoding L-glyceraldehyde 3-phosphate reductase: MTFAAAENRYSEMPYRRTGKSGLKLPALSLGLWHNFGHERPLDTQRGILRRAFDLGVTHFDLANNYGPPPGSAETNFGRIFAEDFRPYRDEMIISSKAGYDMWAGPYGDFGSRKYLLSSLDASLGRLGLDYVDIFYSHRPDPETPIEETMGALATAVQSGKALYAGISNYSPEQTVAAYAALAEHKIPLLIHQPRYSMFDRHIEEGLFPVLDRLGMGSIVFSPLAQGLLTDRYLGGTVPADSRVATSRFLNENSLSETYLERARALNTIAADRGQTLAQLAVTWILRQPQVTSVLVGASSIGQLEQTVAALEAPALDADEIASIEPYAVHGTGMN, encoded by the coding sequence ATGACCTTCGCTGCTGCAGAGAACCGCTATTCCGAGATGCCGTACCGCCGAACCGGGAAGAGCGGCCTGAAGCTCCCCGCGCTTTCCCTGGGGCTTTGGCACAACTTCGGCCACGAACGCCCCCTGGACACCCAGCGCGGCATCCTGCGCCGGGCGTTCGACCTTGGCGTGACCCACTTCGACCTGGCCAACAACTACGGCCCGCCTCCCGGCTCGGCCGAGACCAACTTCGGTCGCATCTTCGCGGAGGACTTCCGCCCGTACCGCGACGAGATGATCATCTCCAGCAAGGCCGGCTACGACATGTGGGCGGGCCCCTACGGCGATTTCGGCTCCCGCAAGTACCTGCTCTCCTCCCTCGACGCGAGCCTCGGCCGCCTCGGCCTGGACTATGTCGACATCTTCTACTCGCACCGGCCTGACCCCGAAACCCCCATCGAGGAGACCATGGGCGCCCTGGCCACGGCAGTGCAGTCCGGCAAGGCGCTCTACGCCGGCATCTCCAACTACAGCCCGGAGCAGACCGTCGCCGCATACGCCGCCCTGGCCGAGCACAAGATCCCGCTGCTGATCCACCAGCCGCGCTACTCCATGTTCGACCGACACATCGAAGAGGGCCTGTTCCCGGTGCTCGACCGGCTCGGCATGGGCAGCATCGTCTTCTCCCCCCTCGCCCAGGGCCTGCTCACCGACCGTTACCTCGGCGGCACCGTTCCGGCCGACTCCCGGGTGGCCACCAGCCGGTTCCTCAACGAGAACTCGCTCAGCGAGACCTATCTCGAGCGCGCCCGCGCCCTGAACACCATCGCGGCGGACCGCGGCCAGACCCTCGCCCAGCTCGCAGTGACCTGGATCCTGCGCCAGCCGCAGGTGACCAGTGTGCTCGTGGGCGCCAGCAGCATCGGCCAGCTCGAGCAGACCGTCGCCGCCCTGGAGGCACCGGCTCTCGACGCCGACGAGATCGCCAGCATCGAACCGTACGCCGTGCACGGCACCGGCATGAACTAG
- the nadE gene encoding ammonia-dependent NAD(+) synthetase, with product MREQQARIIAELHVTPTIDPAAEIRRRVDFLKDYLLASGAKGLILGISGGQDSSLAGRLCQLAVEELTVEGHTPRFVPVRLPYAVQRDEDDAQLALEFIGAESNLTFNIQRAVDGFEAEFADSTGAPMPDFDKGNVKARSRMIAQYAIAGANGLLVVGTDHAAEAVTGFFTKYGDGGADLLPLTGLTKRQGRALLMELGAPEHLYLKAPTADLLDDNPGQTDEANLGMQYEHIDDFLEGKDVDADVAEAIERRYLSTEHKRQVPASLFDDWWK from the coding sequence ATGCGAGAACAACAGGCGCGAATCATCGCGGAACTGCACGTCACCCCGACTATCGACCCGGCTGCCGAGATCCGTCGCCGTGTGGACTTCCTCAAGGATTACCTGTTGGCCAGCGGCGCGAAGGGTCTGATCCTGGGCATCAGCGGCGGCCAGGACTCGTCTCTGGCCGGACGGCTCTGCCAACTCGCCGTCGAGGAGCTCACCGTGGAGGGGCACACCCCGCGGTTCGTGCCCGTGCGGCTGCCGTATGCGGTGCAGCGCGACGAGGACGATGCCCAGCTCGCCCTGGAGTTCATCGGCGCGGAGTCGAACCTCACCTTCAACATCCAGCGCGCCGTCGATGGCTTCGAGGCCGAGTTCGCCGACAGCACCGGCGCGCCCATGCCCGACTTCGACAAGGGCAACGTGAAGGCCCGTTCGCGGATGATCGCGCAGTACGCCATCGCCGGAGCCAACGGGTTGCTTGTGGTCGGAACCGACCATGCCGCTGAGGCCGTCACCGGGTTCTTCACCAAGTACGGTGACGGTGGCGCTGATCTGCTGCCGCTGACCGGCCTCACCAAGCGCCAGGGCCGGGCCCTGCTGATGGAGCTCGGCGCGCCCGAACACCTGTACCTCAAGGCGCCAACGGCCGACCTGCTCGACGACAACCCCGGCCAGACCGACGAGGCCAACCTCGGCATGCAGTACGAGCACATCGACGACTTCCTCGAGGGCAAGGACGTCGACGCTGATGTGGCCGAAGCCATCGAGCGGCGGTATCTCAGCACCGAGCACAAGCGCCAGGTTCCGGCATCCCTCTTCGACGACTGGTGGAAGTAG
- a CDS encoding SCO4848 family membrane protein, with protein sequence MLTTLAVLLLINAVWNVVVWPRFYKRVSQDDRARDASGKPTRFLIVHAVLVGVSLFLAAVSAVVAVIALVNG encoded by the coding sequence ATGCTTACAACACTCGCCGTCCTGCTGCTCATCAACGCCGTGTGGAACGTGGTGGTCTGGCCGCGATTCTACAAGCGGGTCAGCCAGGACGACCGCGCCCGGGATGCGTCGGGCAAGCCGACGCGCTTCCTCATCGTTCATGCCGTGCTGGTGGGTGTCTCCCTGTTTCTCGCCGCCGTGTCGGCCGTCGTGGCCGTCATCGCGCTGGTCAACGGTTAG
- a CDS encoding ECF transporter S component, with the protein MHASTKRLTASTPRTPRVLKWRVVDIVVASVIGVASGVIFWAWGLAWSPLSALLAFTPGLEGLLAGGWLFAGVLGGLIIRKPGAAVYTEVVAAVVSMLIGTQWGFSTLIWGIIEGLGAEIVLALFLYANWRLGVALLAGAGAGVAVGLLDTTFTSYAALDVGYKAVYIVSAVVSGTVLAGLLSWLAVRGLARTGALSRFAAGREASRVGQTGQNPSGQNPSGQHPSGQDPSGQDGPGESALRQTETPSQTTR; encoded by the coding sequence GTGCATGCATCAACCAAACGTCTGACCGCGTCGACACCCCGCACGCCTCGGGTGCTGAAATGGCGCGTCGTGGACATCGTCGTGGCCAGCGTCATCGGCGTCGCCAGTGGCGTCATCTTCTGGGCGTGGGGACTGGCCTGGTCGCCGCTCAGCGCCCTGCTCGCCTTCACCCCCGGCCTGGAGGGACTGCTCGCCGGCGGCTGGCTGTTCGCCGGCGTTCTCGGCGGACTGATCATCCGTAAGCCCGGAGCGGCCGTCTACACCGAGGTCGTCGCGGCGGTCGTCTCCATGCTGATCGGAACCCAGTGGGGATTCTCGACGCTGATCTGGGGCATCATCGAAGGACTCGGGGCCGAGATCGTCCTCGCGCTCTTCCTCTACGCGAACTGGCGGCTGGGCGTGGCCCTGCTGGCCGGCGCCGGCGCCGGCGTGGCGGTCGGCCTGCTGGACACGACCTTCACGAGCTATGCCGCCCTCGACGTCGGCTACAAGGCCGTCTACATCGTGTCCGCCGTCGTGTCGGGCACCGTGCTCGCGGGCCTGCTGTCCTGGCTTGCCGTGCGGGGATTGGCCCGCACGGGCGCGCTCAGCCGGTTCGCGGCCGGTCGGGAGGCGAGCCGGGTCGGCCAGACGGGCCAGAACCCGTCTGGCCAGAACCCGTCTGGCCAGCACCCGTCTGGCCAGGACCCGTCTGGCCAGGACGGGCCTGGCGAGAGCGCTCTGCGGCAGACCGAGACCCCGTCGCAGACCACGCGGTGA
- a CDS encoding metallopeptidase family protein encodes MLMLSHDDFERLVIDELDLLPDDMVDGLDNVIFVVEDRPEDGSLDTLGLYDGVALTERGQYGFGEMPDRIIIFREPLLAIVADLEELRDEVHVTLVHEIAHFYGIDDDRLHELGWA; translated from the coding sequence ATGCTCATGCTCAGCCACGACGACTTCGAACGTCTCGTCATCGACGAACTCGATCTGCTCCCCGACGACATGGTCGACGGCCTCGACAACGTCATCTTCGTGGTGGAGGACCGCCCCGAAGACGGCAGCCTGGACACCCTCGGCCTGTACGACGGCGTGGCCCTGACCGAACGGGGCCAGTACGGCTTCGGCGAGATGCCCGACCGTATCATCATCTTCCGCGAGCCCCTGCTGGCAATCGTGGCCGATCTCGAGGAGCTCCGGGACGAGGTGCACGTGACCCTGGTGCATGAAATCGCGCATTTCTATGGGATCGACGACGACAGGCTGCACGAGCTCGGCTGGGCCTGA
- a CDS encoding EI24 domain-containing protein: protein MPPESTPEPAARPPAGGPDGTPPAGPLPGSPATPAAPPARTRRGLLGDLLTGAGFLGRGFGLWITSPRLMLLGALPAFLVGIVYLAGIVVLLVNLDTVVIWATPFADRWAEPLILTTRVAAALVFVVVAALVAVYTFTAVTLVVGDPFYERIWTEVESRLGNPPAAVQRGFWRSLGRAVGDALRLLLPAVGVGLLLLAGGFVPLVGPVVVAVLGAVLGGWLLSVELTGLAFDARGYTLRDRRRALRSRRPVAIGFGAATYLLFLIPFVAVVAMPAAVAGAAMLSRDTLGIAPARQ from the coding sequence ATGCCGCCCGAGTCGACGCCCGAGCCCGCCGCCAGACCCCCGGCAGGCGGGCCCGACGGCACGCCTCCCGCCGGGCCCCTGCCCGGCTCCCCCGCCACACCGGCTGCGCCGCCCGCACGCACCCGACGCGGTCTGCTCGGCGATCTCCTGACCGGCGCGGGGTTCCTGGGCCGCGGGTTCGGCCTGTGGATCACGTCGCCGCGGCTGATGCTGCTCGGCGCGTTGCCGGCGTTCCTCGTCGGCATCGTCTACCTGGCCGGGATCGTCGTGCTGCTGGTCAACCTCGACACCGTCGTGATCTGGGCCACACCCTTCGCCGACCGCTGGGCCGAACCCCTCATCCTCACCACCCGGGTGGCAGCCGCTCTGGTCTTCGTGGTCGTGGCCGCCCTCGTGGCCGTCTACACGTTCACGGCGGTGACGCTGGTGGTGGGCGACCCCTTCTACGAGCGCATCTGGACCGAGGTGGAGTCCAGGCTGGGCAACCCGCCGGCCGCCGTCCAACGCGGCTTCTGGCGCTCGTTGGGGCGTGCCGTCGGCGACGCCCTGCGGCTGCTCCTGCCTGCCGTCGGCGTGGGTCTGCTGCTGCTCGCCGGCGGTTTCGTGCCGCTCGTGGGACCGGTGGTCGTGGCCGTACTCGGCGCCGTGCTCGGTGGCTGGCTGCTGAGCGTCGAGCTCACCGGTCTGGCCTTCGACGCCCGCGGGTACACCCTCAGGGACCGGCGGCGAGCACTCCGTTCCCGCCGGCCGGTCGCCATCGGCTTCGGGGCGGCCACGTACCTGCTCTTCCTCATCCCGTTCGTCGCCGTGGTGGCGATGCCCGCGGCCGTGGCCGGCGCCGCGATGCTCAGCCGTGACACCCTCGGCATCGCGCCGGCCCGGCAGTAG
- the orn gene encoding oligoribonuclease has protein sequence MTNSSDRLVWIDCEMTGLDINTDELVEIAVVVTDFDLNILDPGLDIVIKPDASALENMGDFVRNMHTSSGLIEEIPNGVSVAEAEYQVLEYVLRFVPEDQRAPLAGNSIGTDRAFLARYMPRLDKQLHYRNVDVSSIKELAHRWFPRAYFNAPAKDGGHRALADILESIRELAYYRQSVFVADPGPTSAEAKSHAAAVVNIFAQNV, from the coding sequence ATGACAAACAGCAGTGACCGGTTGGTGTGGATCGACTGTGAAATGACCGGGCTCGACATCAATACCGACGAACTCGTGGAGATTGCGGTGGTCGTCACCGACTTCGACCTCAACATCCTCGACCCCGGGCTCGACATCGTGATCAAGCCGGATGCCTCCGCCCTGGAGAACATGGGCGACTTCGTGCGCAACATGCACACCTCCTCCGGGCTCATCGAGGAGATCCCGAACGGCGTCAGCGTGGCCGAGGCCGAGTATCAGGTGCTCGAATACGTGCTGCGTTTTGTGCCAGAGGACCAGCGCGCTCCCCTCGCGGGCAACTCCATCGGCACCGACCGTGCCTTCCTGGCGCGGTACATGCCGCGCCTGGACAAGCAGCTGCACTACCGCAACGTGGATGTCTCCTCCATCAAGGAACTCGCCCACCGTTGGTTCCCGCGCGCGTACTTCAACGCTCCCGCCAAGGACGGCGGCCACCGGGCCCTCGCGGACATCCTCGAGTCGATTCGCGAGCTGGCGTACTACCGCCAGAGCGTCTTCGTGGCCGACCCCGGACCCACGAGTGCCGAAGCAAAATCGCACGCAGCGGCCGTTGTGAACATCTTCGCCCAAAACGTGTAA